The genomic stretch GTAAACTGCGGTTAAGCCTGTACCTAACATGCAGAGAATTGTCTGTACAGGGAAAACGGCAAAGCTACTACGAAAGATCACAAACTCAGCAATAAAGCCCATCATCCCCGGAGTACCTGCACTAGCCATCGCTGCCAAAATCATTAAGGAACCTGTGATTGGTAAGCCCCGTTCAGGATTGAGCAAACCATTGAGGGAGTCAAGATTACGAGTTCCAGTCTTCTTATAGACAATACCCACCAAAATGAAGAGGAGTGCAGAAATTAAGCCATGACTGACCATCTGAAAAGTTGCGCCGACAAGGGAGAGAGGTGTTGCCGTGGCTAGAGCCAAAATAATATAGCCCATGTGACCAACGGAGCTATAAGCAACCATCTTCTTCATGTCTTTTTGGGTGATTGCTGTGAGACATCCGTAAATGACGCTGACCACTGCCCATATTGCTAAGAAAGGAGCGATCGCTTGCCATGCTTCGGGCAGTAAACCAAGACCAAACCGTAATAAGCCGTAGGTCCCTAATTTCAGGAGAACGCCTGCGAGTAGAGTGGAAACGGGAGTGGAAGCTTCAACGTGAGCATCGGGCAACCATGTATGTAATGGCACAATAGGAATCTTGATGCCAAAGCCGAGTAACAGGAGAATCAGTAAAATCCCTCTATTGCTTTTTGATACTCCTTCTAGATTTAAGTCTTGATAGTTAAAGGTGAAGCCAGTGACATCGCCACTACCAAAGGCTGCCATCCCAAAGAATGCGGCTAAAATTAGTACTCCTGAAATAGCAGTATAAATTAAGAACTTAGTTGCAGCATAACCGCGTCTTT from Pseudanabaena sp. Chao 1811 encodes the following:
- a CDS encoding NADH-quinone oxidoreductase subunit M — protein: MLSTLIWFPIAGAVIVALLSGILDSKKLRNISLGIAIANFGWSLFLLTKFDLSLATMQLTESLAWLDQIGLSYRLGVDGLAFPLVLLNGLLLSIAIYISTDIQRPNLYFPLLLLIGGGVNGAFLAQNLLLFFLFFEVELIPLYLLIAIWGGERRGYAATKFLIYTAISGVLILAAFFGMAAFGSGDVTGFTFNYQDLNLEGVSKSNRGILLILLLLGFGIKIPIVPLHTWLPDAHVEASTPVSTLLAGVLLKLGTYGLLRFGLGLLPEAWQAIAPFLAIWAVVSVIYGCLTAITQKDMKKMVAYSSVGHMGYIILALATATPLSLVGATFQMVSHGLISALLFILVGIVYKKTGTRNLDSLNGLLNPERGLPITGSLMILAAMASAGTPGMMGFIAEFVIFRSSFAVFPVQTILCMLGTGLTAVYFLIMLDRVFFGRFSVRKDGSDKIITSIPFAQWQEKFPAIALALIIVFFGLIPNLATNMISSSANAIAPNHTQFKQIALLQSN